In a single window of the Anaerocolumna cellulosilytica genome:
- a CDS encoding B12-binding domain-containing radical SAM protein — MKTLLIGINAKYIHSNLAIHYLKSYAKEFKDSIMLMEFTINQYTDHILQSIYREKPEFIGFSCYLWNMSMVKELCTELRKLLPDTKIWLGGPEVTYDSLKCLRDMKAVDGIMYGEGEETFLELLKYYHSWYGIKEPDEKISMNKIKGITYRGSAVIKEDDSWVGSDQEELFQNSFRNELDISTIPFPYEEMEKFKNKIIYYETSRGCPYSCSYCLSSIDKKVRLRDFELVKQELSIFLAYKVPQVKFVDRTFNCNRRHALDIWRYIKEQDNGITNFHFEVSADILDKEELALLSTLRPGLVQLEIGVQSTNDATVTAIRRKMDISKLKEAVDYIHKGKNIHQHLDLIAGLPYEDMDSFQNSFNEVYEMQPDQLQLGFLKVLKGSAMEAESRKWGIVYKSKPPYEVLYTNWLSYEDILTLKKVEEMAEVYYNSGQFQYAIKYMEHFFATPYKLYEALGRYYDKKEYEGISHSRIRRYEILLEFFTELIRCDKDKELKIAAFQDILVHDLYLREKLKSRPRFAEDCNRYKQTYKEFYADNDKLMECLRLFETKEMPEQVKPYLHVEHYSIDIKQTVKKGEVIKKEQFVLYDYLHRNPLDSQARTLLVNL, encoded by the coding sequence GTGAAAACATTACTGATAGGAATTAATGCAAAATATATTCATTCAAACCTTGCAATTCATTATTTAAAAAGCTATGCAAAGGAATTCAAGGACAGTATAATGCTGATGGAATTTACAATAAATCAATATACGGATCATATTCTGCAAAGCATATATCGTGAAAAACCTGAATTCATAGGATTTTCCTGTTATCTTTGGAATATGTCCATGGTCAAGGAACTCTGTACAGAGCTTCGGAAGCTTTTGCCGGATACAAAAATCTGGCTGGGTGGTCCGGAAGTGACGTATGATTCCTTAAAATGCCTTAGAGACATGAAAGCAGTAGATGGTATTATGTATGGGGAAGGGGAAGAGACCTTCCTAGAACTCTTGAAGTACTATCATTCCTGGTATGGCATAAAAGAACCGGATGAGAAAATATCTATGAATAAGATAAAAGGGATAACCTACCGTGGAAGTGCAGTAATAAAAGAAGATGACAGCTGGGTGGGTAGTGACCAAGAGGAGCTGTTCCAAAACTCTTTTCGAAACGAGTTAGATATAAGTACAATTCCGTTTCCCTATGAAGAGATGGAGAAGTTTAAAAATAAAATCATATATTATGAGACCAGCAGAGGGTGTCCGTATTCCTGTAGTTATTGCCTTTCTTCCATTGATAAGAAGGTCAGGCTGCGAGATTTTGAATTAGTGAAACAAGAACTGTCTATATTTTTAGCATACAAGGTACCACAGGTTAAGTTCGTAGACAGAACCTTTAACTGCAACCGCAGACATGCTCTTGACATCTGGCGTTACATTAAAGAACAGGATAACGGTATAACTAATTTTCATTTTGAAGTTTCTGCTGATATATTAGATAAAGAGGAGTTAGCTTTACTATCTACTCTTAGACCGGGGCTGGTTCAGTTAGAGATTGGTGTACAATCAACCAATGATGCAACTGTAACGGCAATTCGTCGTAAAATGGATATTAGTAAGTTGAAAGAAGCAGTGGACTATATTCATAAGGGGAAGAATATTCACCAGCACCTAGATTTGATTGCAGGACTGCCTTATGAAGATATGGATTCCTTTCAGAATTCCTTTAATGAAGTATATGAGATGCAGCCGGATCAGTTACAGCTTGGTTTTCTAAAAGTCTTAAAAGGTTCTGCCATGGAGGCTGAAAGCCGAAAGTGGGGCATTGTATACAAAAGCAAGCCCCCCTATGAGGTACTGTATACAAACTGGTTAAGCTATGAAGATATCCTTACCTTGAAAAAAGTGGAAGAGATGGCAGAAGTCTACTATAACAGCGGACAGTTCCAATATGCTATAAAATATATGGAACACTTTTTTGCAACTCCCTATAAGCTTTATGAGGCGCTTGGGAGGTATTATGATAAAAAGGAATATGAGGGTATTAGCCACTCGAGAATAAGAAGGTATGAAATTCTATTGGAATTTTTTACGGAACTGATAAGATGTGACAAGGATAAAGAATTAAAAATAGCAGCCTTTCAAGATATTTTAGTACATGATTTGTATCTAAGAGAAAAATTAAAGAGCCGGCCAAGATTTGCTGAGGATTGTAATAGGTATAAGCAAACATATAAGGAATTTTATGCCGATAATGACAAGCTGATGGAATGTCTTAGACTATTTGAAACAAAGGAAATGCCAGAGCAGGTAAAGCCGTATCTACATGTTGAGCATTATTCAATAGACATTAAGCAGACAGTAAAGAAGGGTGAAGTTATTAAAAAAGAGCAGTTTGTGCTTTATGATTACTTGCACCGTAACCCTTTGGATTCTCAGGCAAGAACACTCCTTGTGAATCTGTAA